The following are from one region of the Malassezia vespertilionis chromosome 4, complete sequence genome:
- the NAR1 gene encoding Cytosolic Fe-S cluster assembly factor nar1 (BUSCO:EOG09261P7G; COG:Y; EggNog:ENOG503NX51) — MAFSGALSLTDLNDYLGPSQICIKPVESAPQPAASAGETEIAIDDGKYYEAGSGTRARTELETAEISLNDCLACSGCVTSAETVLIGMQSIDEVRQALQERDGRKFIATVSPQSIASLATRYDYLCPPATILQRTLLYRIAWHLRSLGFDFVYDTSFARHLALREHTREFFERRHARDANIVDRPRLPMLASACPGWVCYAEKAHTEMLPFIAQTKSPQQISGVLAKQVIGPHLHADGSVYHVTVMPCYDKKLEASRSDFTDANGVKDVDCVLTTGELHDFLLEHGFDPFAPVPGEEGSHCESTPPDTQHDAKQNLPQYPTLLQEPGTSSGGYLFAIMHAVWQEWVAAHPGDTKPSLALRVIRSVDYTEYVLRAPQEDGGRILFKGAQCYGFRNLQNLVRKVQRETGVQGRTGLGARGRGMARRGAAHEQNDALQAAYDYVEVMACPGGCVNGGGQMRPPAAERMAIETEAAPVQGWQGTDKRWVQLVEDTYWLDPARRAAASLDENATQPLHVLEDASSGPLAEWLASVDAQAMQVERSLDVCRTNAFRTEYHGVAKETNGFAVQW, encoded by the exons ATGGCGTTTTCGGGGGCATTG TCGCTCACGGACCTCAACGACTACTTGGGGCCTTCACAAATATGCATAAAACCCGTGGAatcagcgccgcagcctgCGGCGTCTGCGGGCGAAACGGAAATTGCGATCGACGATGGCAAGTACTATGAAGCGggcagcggcacacgcgctCGGACAGAGCTGGAGACGGCAGAAATCTCGCTAAACGACTGTTTGGCATGCAGTGGCTGCGTTACGTCTGCAGAGACAGTGCTCATCGGTATGCAAAGCATCGACGAAGTGCGGCAAGCATTGCAGGAACGCGACGGACGCAAGTTTATTGCCACCGTAAGCCCACAGTCGATTGCATCGCTTGCTACGCGATACGACTACCTGTGCCCTCCTGCAACGATTCTTCAGCGGACTCTTCTGTACCGCATTGCTTGGCACTTGCGTTCATTGGGGTTTGACTTTGTCTACGATACTagctttgcgcgccatcttgcgctgcgcgaacaTACGCGGGAGTTTTTTGAGCGGCGACATGCACGCGACGCCAACATTGTTGACCGGCCACGGCTCCCCATGCTCGCAAGTGCGTGTCCAGGCTGGGTATGCTACGCAGAAAAAGCGCACACTGAAATGCTCCCTTTTATCGCACAAACTAAATCGCCACAGCAAATCTCTGGTGTGCTTGCCAAGCAGGTTATTGGGCCACACTTGCATGCGGACGGCAGCGTCTACCATGTAACGGTCATGCCTTGCTACGACAAGAAACTCGAAGCGAGCCGCAGCGACTTTACTGACGCCAACGGCGTAAAAGACGTGGACTGTGTGCTCACCACGGGTGAGCTGCATGATTTCCTTCTGGAGCACGGATTCGATCCGTTTGCTCCTGTGCCCGGCGAAGAGGGTTCACATTGCGAGTCTACGCCCCCCGATACCCAGCACGATGCGAAACAAAACCTGCCTCAATACCCAACACTATTACAAGAACCCGggacgagcagcggcggGTATTTGTTTGCAATTATGCACGCAGTGTGGCAGGAATGGGTTGCGGCTCATCCTGGCGATACCAAACCgtccttggcgctgcgcgtgaTTCGTTCTGTGGATTATACCGAGTACGTTTTACGAGCGCCACAAGAAGACGGCGGGCGTATTTTATTCAAAGGTGCGCAGTGCTATGGATTCCGTAATTTGCAAAACCTCGTGCGCAAAGTACAGCGCGAGACAGGTGTGCAGGGCCGCACAGGGCTTGGAGCGCGGGGtcgcggcatggcgcggcgtggcgcggcacacgagcaaaacgacgcgctgcaagctgcCTACGATTACGTGGAAGTCATGGCGTGCCCAGGCGGTTGTGTGAACGGCGGTGGGCAAATGCGGCCGCCAGCGGCGGAGCGTATGGCAATCGAGACAGAGGCGGCACCCGTGCAAGGCTGGCAAGGCACCGACAAGCGCTGGGTGCAGTTAGTAGAGGACACTTACTGGCTTGatcctgcgcgccgcgccgcggcgtcgctcGATGAAAATGCGACGCAGCCTTTGCACGTTTTGGAGGATGCGAGCAG
- the imp3 gene encoding U3 small nucleolar ribonucleoprotein imp3 (EggNog:ENOG503NXNU; BUSCO:EOG09264Y0W; COG:A), with protein sequence MRQLKFHEQKLLKKHDFLQWKNEHNVREVKVMRRYHIQDRDDYQKYNALVGKTRSLALRLSTLPAQDAFRAQQESNLLNKLYDMGLLDTGAKMSDITERLNVSAFCRRRLPVVMVRLHLSESVSQAVKYVEQGHVRVGPDTITDPAFLVTRNMEDFVTWVDTSKIRRAIASYNDELDDFDLL encoded by the coding sequence ATGCGACAGCTCAAATTTCACGAACAAAAGCTGCTGAAAAAGCACGACTTTTTGCAATGGAAGAATGAGCATAATGTGCGCGAAGTCAAGGTGATGCGCAGGTACCACATCCAAGACCGTGATGACTACCAGAAGTACAATGCGTTGGTCGGCAAGACACGCAGCCTAGCACTGCGTCTCTCGACGCTCCCCGCTCAAGATGcgttccgcgcgcagcaggagTCCAATCTTCTAAACAAGCTCTACGATATGGGGCTGCTTGATACTGGCGCAAAGATGAGCGATATCACTGAGCGCCTGAACGTGAGTGCATTttgtcggcggcgcttgccggtCGTTATGGTACGACTACACTTGAGCGAGAGTGTATCGCAAGCGGTCAAGTACGTGGAACAAGGTCACGTTCGCGTCGGGCCTGATACCATCACCGACCCTGCATTTTTGGTGACGCGTAACATGGAAGACTTTGTGACGTGGGTTGACACTAGCAAgattcggcgcgcgattgCCAGTTACAACGACGAATTGGACGACTTTGATCTTTTATAG